The DNA sequence CATCTTAAATGTATATCCTTATCCTTGAAATTTTTGTGAACCTCTGCAGCTACATGTCCACCAAGGCAGTCTCCGAATAATATAATATCATCTGGTTTTATACCTTTTTCCAATAAGTTAGTTACAACTGCTATACCAGATTTAACTCTATTGCTACGTATCAATGAGTTGTTTCTACTTAAACCAAGTCCAGGATAATTAAAGAGATGTACAGTAATGCTTTGCTCTGTAGCCCAATCCCAATTTTGGGAATAATCTTTGCTAGGACTTAATGCTCTATTTCCACCAATAAAATATATCAGATGTTTTTCACTTTGATTATTTATACTTTTACTAGGAAGAATAATCGTCTCGATTTTCATCCCGTTTTGAGTTCTTATAAGTTCTCTCTTGGTTTGCTCTCTTGCTTCTTTCATGTTTTAACCCTTACTACATTAATTTAGCTATATATAAAATCTTAAAGAAAGTAAATAAAATCTTCATTTTTATGAACAATATAAACCTTCTCAAATTCATTGAGTTATGCTTTCAAACGGTAGTGCCAGGGTGTGAGTATAACGGTTATCAGTATATAAAAGTCATAGCAGACAGGCTTGAAGCGGCAAGCGCTGGTGAAGTAAAACGAATAATATTCAATATGCCTCCACGCTCGATGAAGTCTGTATGCGTAAGTGTTGCATGGCCCGCATGGATACTCGGGAATCAGCCAACTGCAAGAATAATAGTTGCAAGTTACTCTCGACTGCTTAGCGAAAAGCACTCACTTGATACAAGGTGCATAATGCAATCTGATTGGTATAGAGAGCTATTTCCGGAAGTAGAATTATGCAAAGATCAAAACACTAAATATAAATTTCAAACAGTGCAAAGAGGATGTAGGATTGCAACATCAGTTGGAGGAACATTAACCGGTGAAGGTGGTGATTTCATTATTGTGGACGATCCACTAAGTCCCGCGCAAGCTTTGAGCGAAACATTTAGAAAGCGTGCTGCAAACTGGTTTGATCAGGCTCTAGTAACCAGACTCAACGACAGAAAAAAAGGAGTCATCGTTCTTGTGATGCATAGGCTCCATCTGGAAGATTTAACTGGTCACCTTCTCTCTAAACCAAAAAACATATGGCATCATGTCTGTTTACCAATAATAGCTGAAGATAAAGAGATTATTTATTCAGTTAATAATCATATTCCAGCGCGTATATACTCAAGGGAAGAAGGTCAGTTGCTATATTCCCTTAATGAAGGAAAAGAAGAAATTGAGATGATAAAAACTGAACTTGGAAGTTATGGTTTTGCTGCTCAATACCAACAAAATCCTCTACCACTTTCAAGTGGTATAATTAAACGAGAGTGGCTAAAGCGCTATAAAAATTTTCCTGATAGCCTCTTGCATGTAACGCAAAGTTGGGATACCGCAATTTCAACAAGTAACGTAAGCGACTTTAGCGTCTGCACTACCTGGACAAAAATAGATAATAAATTCTATTTGCTCGACGTATATCGTGCAAAACTTGAGTATCCAAAACTTAAAGAGCAAGTTCTATTACTGGCTGCAAAGTGGAAGCCACATGCAATTTTAATCGAAGCAAAAGCAAGCGGTCAGCAATTGGTGCAAGAGCTCAAGAAAAACAGTGATTTACCTATTATTCAAATAGTACCACATGATGACAAACTAACTCGATTCCACCGAATTGTCCCAATTATAGAATCTGAGAGGGTTTTTCTGCCGCATCAAGCAGTATGGCTCAGCGATTTTGAGCATGAGATTTTAATGTTTCCAGAAGTTCGTCACGACGATCAAGTAGACAGTATTGTGCAGTATTTGCAGTGGGTGAGAAAAACTAACACCAATGCCTTTAGAATCAGGGCTGTTTGAGTGTCACGTACACAGCTGTACTAACAAGCAGAGGTAAATCTAAGTTAGTTTATCTATAACACTTACTTTAAAAAACTTTATTTTACGCTGATATTCTAGCGCTTTTCTGTGGTATTTTGTAAGAGTATAATTTGCAAAACTATCTTCCTTATAGGTTAAAGAGTTACACTGCTTTATATGCAACTCTATCCACTCTGCATAATCTTGATGATCAGTTGCAATAAATATTTCCCCTGTGACAAGTATTTTTTTTGCTAATAAATTTAAAAATTCCTTATTAATTAACCGTCTTTTGTTGTGACTTCTTTTTGGCCATGGATCTGGAAAAAGAATAAAGAATTTTTCAACACTGTTATCAGGAAAATTGGCAATTAATTCTCTCGCATCTTCTGTCCATATTAAAATATTTTTTATGCTGTGTGCTTCTATGTTCTTTAGCAAGCAAGAAACCCCCTTTAAATAAGGCTCACATCCTATAAATAATAGATCAGTTTCATTGAATACCTGATGAAGCATATTTTCACCATTGCCAAAACCTATTTCTATCCATATTCTTTTTTGCGAGCTTACGATCTTTTTTATAGATTCCCTGCTATTTTGAATAGAATATTTCTCCAAAATATCCGACTTTAACCTAGATTTTCTGGAGAACGACCTAATCCATTTGTTATTCTCAAATAGCACACTCTTACATAACCTCATTTTTTATAGCTTAAACAATTCTAGAAATGAATTAATGAGAAATTACTTGTCACTAATTATTAATATTATATAATATATGAGTTCTAATAAAGTTTAAATTAAGAGTATGAATAATAATTCATCTGTAAGTCTGCCGTTCACTATCAGGAAGCTATCATCAAATAAGTTCATAGAAGAGATATTTCAAGACCAATTTGATAATCAAGGTAATGCCTTTTTTGAAGATTCTTTTGTTAATAGAATTAAAGAAGGAGATGTGGTAAAAGGTGTAATTACAAGAATAAATCCCAATGATATTGTGGTGGATGTTGGTTTAAAGTCAGACGGAAGAATTCTGATCAAGGAGCTCGGTTGTAATGATGAAATCACTATTGGCTCGAAAATTAAAGTTTATGTAGAAAGAATTGAAGATTATCATGGTAATGTTGTTCTTAGTCGTGAGAAAGCAATTAGAGACGAGAAATGGAATAAGTTGGAAGAAAGCACAGTTACAAAGGATGAAGTGGCTGGAATCATTAAACGCTCAATTAAATGCGGTTTTATTGTTGATCTTGGTGATGGAATAAGTGCATTTTTACCGCTGAGTCATGTGGATTTGAAGCAAGTAAAAGATGCTAATCACCTTATTGAAACTGAACAAAAATTCATCGTGCTTAAAATGGATAAGAAGCAGGGGAATATTGTAGTATCAAGAAGGCTGGTGTTAGAGAAATTATGCGCTGGTGAAAAAATTAAGTTTTTAGAATCTTTAAATGAAGGTGATATAGTAGAAGGCAAAGTAAAAAGCATCACTCACTATGGTGCATTTGTCGGTATTCATGAATCAGATACAGTGGGAGTTATAGATGGGCTACTACATATTACAGATATTTCTTGGAGTAATGTAAGTCATCCATCCGCGATTTTTTCTTGTGGTCAGCATATAAAAACTAAAATTATAAAAATAGATAGAGAAAATGGAAAAATCTCCCTAGGTGTAAAGCAATTAGGAGATAATCCTTGGCAAGATCTAGAGTCAAAATGTCCAATTAACAGCATACACAAAGGATGTGTCACAGGTATAAAAGATTGCGGGTTTATTGTTGAGATTAAACCTGGAATTGCAGGTTTGGTGCACTCATCAGAAATAACTTGGAATAAGAGTACTTTACCAATTAGTAACTTTGTAACAATAGGACAAGAGGTAGATGTTAAAATTCTTGGTATTGACACTATTAAAAATAAGATGAGTTTAAGTACAAAAAGGTGCGTAGATAATCCTTGGCAAGTATTTATTGATAAATATCCTCTCGGTTCTATTGTTTCTGGTACAGTTAAGAGCAATACTGGTTCACAAATATCTGTGATTTTTGATGATTCTGAGATATGTGAGGATGTAGAAGGGATAATCTATATGCA is a window from the Wolbachia endosymbiont of Armadillidium arcangelii genome containing:
- the terL gene encoding phage terminase large subunit; protein product: MNNINLLKFIELCFQTVVPGCEYNGYQYIKVIADRLEAASAGEVKRIIFNMPPRSMKSVCVSVAWPAWILGNQPTARIIVASYSRLLSEKHSLDTRCIMQSDWYRELFPEVELCKDQNTKYKFQTVQRGCRIATSVGGTLTGEGGDFIIVDDPLSPAQALSETFRKRAANWFDQALVTRLNDRKKGVIVLVMHRLHLEDLTGHLLSKPKNIWHHVCLPIIAEDKEIIYSVNNHIPARIYSREEGQLLYSLNEGKEEIEMIKTELGSYGFAAQYQQNPLPLSSGIIKREWLKRYKNFPDSLLHVTQSWDTAISTSNVSDFSVCTTWTKIDNKFYLLDVYRAKLEYPKLKEQVLLLAAKWKPHAILIEAKASGQQLVQELKKNSDLPIIQIVPHDDKLTRFHRIVPIIESERVFLPHQAVWLSDFEHEILMFPEVRHDDQVDSIVQYLQWVRKTNTNAFRIRAV
- the trmB gene encoding tRNA (guanosine(46)-N7)-methyltransferase TrmB; protein product: MLFENNKWIRSFSRKSRLKSDILEKYSIQNSRESIKKIVSSQKRIWIEIGFGNGENMLHQVFNETDLLFIGCEPYLKGVSCLLKNIEAHSIKNILIWTEDARELIANFPDNSVEKFFILFPDPWPKRSHNKRRLINKEFLNLLAKKILVTGEIFIATDHQDYAEWIELHIKQCNSLTYKEDSFANYTLTKYHRKALEYQRKIKFFKVSVIDKLT
- a CDS encoding 30S ribosomal protein S1, encoding MNNNSSVSLPFTIRKLSSNKFIEEIFQDQFDNQGNAFFEDSFVNRIKEGDVVKGVITRINPNDIVVDVGLKSDGRILIKELGCNDEITIGSKIKVYVERIEDYHGNVVLSREKAIRDEKWNKLEESTVTKDEVAGIIKRSIKCGFIVDLGDGISAFLPLSHVDLKQVKDANHLIETEQKFIVLKMDKKQGNIVVSRRLVLEKLCAGEKIKFLESLNEGDIVEGKVKSITHYGAFVGIHESDTVGVIDGLLHITDISWSNVSHPSAIFSCGQHIKTKIIKIDRENGKISLGVKQLGDNPWQDLESKCPINSIHKGCVTGIKDCGFIVEIKPGIAGLVHSSEITWNKSTLPISNFVTIGQEVDVKILGIDTIKNKMSLSTKRCVDNPWQVFIDKYPLGSIVSGTVKSNTGSQISVIFDDSEICEDVEGIIYMQNLSWSRNNSDEIKKCNVGDKIEAKVIRANVDRTRIYLGVKQIEYDPLEELIKKVKVGDKMQVTVSKREENGLVVEVENNVALLIDQEHLPENKRFSISEKIQVEVLGVEKYNIILSAK